ATCCTTCGGGAGCACCGGACGCCGACCCCTCTGCACACACAGCGGAGAAGGACCTGGGGCCGCCCCAGACGCGGTCTTCGTTTTCACGGGAGCGACAAAGCTCACAGATAAGAGTGAGTCCCAGACGCTAGTCCAGAGCCTTCTCTGCCGGGGAAACCCTCTGTGCCACCCGTTGTAGCCGACACCCGCCGAGTGTGGCTGAACGGTCAGCGCCCGGCTGTGCCAGGCTACAACTGGATTCTGTTTCACTTCGATTCACATTCACACTCCtctgagcagggggtgggggtgaggggaccCGGGGGCAGGAGCGCGGGAGGGAGCGGCTCATAGCCAGTGGGCAGAGTTGGCGTGGCGAGGCCGTGCCCAGAGCTGGTGCCACCCACGCGGACCCGGGGGGTAGGGAACGAGCCACGGGGTCCCCGAGGCGGTGGGCTGGGctcgtgccccctccccccaagacgGGCAACCTTCACGGACGGCTGCAAGGGCCTACCTGCAGGTCAGTGGCGCCTTCAGGGAGGACCCCTGGGTGACCCTGGGACACAAAGACAGCTGCCTTGGACGCTGCCGTCCCCCGCCCTCCCTGTCACCCACCACTCCGGACTCAGTCCCTTCATCCCTCCCGTGGCCAGTGCTGGGCATTAACAAGGACAGAAACCACCTGTCCTGAGCCACTGGGCCTGAGCCCTGCCTGTCCCCAGGTCAGCTGACCCGGCTGCCACTTTGGCCCCGGACTCCGCCCGTGTCTGAAAAGGGGATGGGAGTCCACGTGGGTGCAGCTGGGGGCCCCGGGGACAGGAGAGCCACGTCATCGCTGCCTGGCACTACCCCAGCGAAGCCCTGGGGTCCCCTGCCTGGTACTTACAGGGGGTCCAGGAGGTCCCGGGGGGCCAGGGAGGCCCGGTAGTCCAGAGGGTCCCTGGGGGGTGGGTTATGACGTTAGGTGAGGGTGACCAGCggtctccctccctgtgccctcacGGGGACGTTGCCACCTGCCCgcctcccccagcctggcctgTTCATGTGCCCACAGCGCATCTCAAGGCCTAGCCTGTCCTTGTCCCTGAATGTCACTTGGGGTTTCCATCAAGGGCCATGAGAAAggaaatgggggaggaggaggaggagggtggaaggggtgaggggaagagggagggaagggaagggaaggagcagaggtgggaggaagcCCTGGGGGTTGAATTGGGGGTGTCCCGGCGGGCAGGGCCCTTGCTCTGAGCAGGGGGGAGGGTCGGGGCCAGCCACTCACCGGGGGGCCCCGGAGGCCAGCTCCACCAGGGATGCCGCTCactcctgcctctccctgggggggggggggaaggacgtGAGAAACAGGGGTCTGCACCCACAGACCCACACAGGGCTGGTCTGCCCCCTCTGGAGGGACAGGAAGTCCGGTGGGGGGCGGCTGGCCCCAGCCCCGGTTTGGGACCTGGCAGCCCGCCTGGCCCGGAGTGTGGTGGGCGTGCTTGGGTGGGGCCGCGAGGGTGGTCAGTACTCACCGGGGGTCCGGGGAGGCCTTTGCCCTGCAGTGACAAGCACGGGGTCAGAAGGCGCTGGGGacagcccaccccccctccccccggtccccccctcccctgagaCAGGCGGGCTGTACGAGGGGGACCCCCAGACTCCTGGTGCAGGGGGCCCTCCCTGGGGGAGAGAGGACACAGCCCAGATGGTGTCCCAGGACCCCGGCCCAGGCTGGCTCGGCCCCGGAGGGACAGCAGGCAAGAGGGCTGGACGCTGCCTCTCAGGGCTCCCGAGGGCACCCCACCCCGGTCAGACCCTCTAGCTCCTCAAAGTCCCACGCGAGGGGGAAATGACACTCACCCCCAGCCCGGGGGGCCCCGGGGGGCCCAGACTTCCCTGCAGAAGGAAAGAGGGTCAGGAGTGAGCTGAGCCCAGGCGCCCAGGACTCTGTGAGCCAACCTGTCCCACCCGCCCCCCCCTCTGAAGTGGGAGCTCTCCGTTTTACAGCAGATCGAGGCCCCGGGGGGACCTCTGAGGCCCAGCGGCCCAGACAGGTCTTTGCCAATGATCCCGCTGAGGAAAATCCATCCAGACTGTTGGAAACGAACGCAGgaagcagcccagagcaggcAGGACACGCCCCCAGGAAGGCCCGGCGCTAGGGCTGACCCGAGCCACACAGAAGGGCCCTGTGCCCACCTCTCCAAGAAGCCTTCCAGGGAGCCTCCCCCAAAGGTCACGAGAGCTTTGGCCCCTGCCCTTTCTGCCGCTCCCCTGTACCCCGAAGACGCAGGACCGGCCCGGGGGGCCCCCGACAAGAGACTTCCTACAGAAAGCCCGGAGCCAGCCGCCCTGGCGCGTAAGGCCGGTCGCCCCCGCCGGGTCTGAACGCTAGGACGGCTGCGAGCAGGGGCCCGTGTGTCGTCCCCCTGAGCCCACCTGCCCTTCTGTGGCCTCCACCTCACCGCACACGCGGTAGGACGTCCCAGCGGCCCTCAGGGCCACCAGCCTTGTGGACAGTGCTCAGcaccgggggtggggtggggacctcACTCCCGAGTGGAACCCATTCAACTTGGGGCAGGCACTGACCCGTTCTCCAGGTGCGCCCTTGGGGCCCGGTGGTCCGTCCTGTCCTGTCAGAccctggggagagaggcaggggaggggggacgcGAGGGGTCACGCTGGGAGGACGGTCCGCCTCCCCCCAGAGGGCACTCTCCTAACTAAAATGGGTCCGGACACCGGGAAGGACCTTGCATGCGGCCCCTTCCTCTCCCGGAGCCTCCGGGGGAGGTGAGGAGCTGATAAGCCCAGCAGGTGGGAGAAGTCCCTTCTCAGAGCCCTGCCGCGGCCCCCAGGGTCCTGGGGCCAAGGCCTTGAGCCCCGAGGACAAACGCAGCCAGCCTGGGGCTCAGAGGGGCCCAGGTATCCAGAGAAACGAGAGCTAGGAGCATTTTCACCCCTGCCGCGAGCTGGCTGCGTCCTCTGCCTGGGCTGAGGGGTCTGGGATGCAGGCCAAGGGACCCCCGCTGGGGGACATCCGGAGACTCTTGGGACGAGCAGGCCCAGCCCCAGCGGGAGAACTGCAATTAAACTTGACTCCTGGGATACAACCCCTCGGGGTCCGGctcaggggaggagaagggagggggctcACGTGAGGGGGCTctcaggaggggaaggggggagggggaggaaggggcgggCACACTCACGTCCACACCGGGCAGTCCTGGGAGCCCAGCCTCCCCTGGTTTCCCTGGCTTCCCCGGGGCCCCTTTTGgtccctggagggaggagggggagggcagaggcgtGAGGGCAGGTCCAGCCCAGAGCCTTGGCCTTCACCAATAAGGCTTGTGTTTTCCAGCTGCGGCACCGCCCAGCAATTAGAGATTGGCTCTTCTCCACCGGAGGCCCAGCTGCCGGCTTTCCTGCAGACCCCCACCCAGCTGGGCCCGGCGCCCACCCTCACTGGCCCCAGCTGGCCGCCCTCTCCAGGCGCCTCCCCCCGCTTAGTCACCTCTGTAGGAACTTCACCTGGATGCTTCGTCAGCCGCCCGGGCTAAGGGCCTGTGCGTCCCTCTGTGGGACCCCCGGTGTGCCCTAGAACCCTCAATTCCTGGGCCTGAACAGCTCTGTGAAAGCCCAGGGCCCCCTCGCCGGCTGTAGCAACCTGGCCTGCCTGGCACCGGCCCAAAGACCGTCTCAAAGCCAGCCGCCACCCAGGGACACGCTGAATCCCACAcgctcccctcccgcccccttccCGCCTCTGAGGCCTCCTGCCTGGCGGGCAACCCAGGGCCCAGTGTGGTGGGAAGGGGGCGTCCTGACCCCTCGGTTCTAGGTCCACCCCTCCCCTCGCCGTAGCTGGACACTCACCGGGGACCCTGGCAGACCCGGAGGCCCAACTTCTCCCTGTAGAGGGGAAGACACCCACATGTGACCAAGCGTCCCCTGAAGACCCCGGCCCAGGGGAGCAGAGACCCAAGAGGCGACAcggggccccgccccccccacaggCGACCTCATCCACATCTAAGGGGCCCCCTCCTCTCTGGGGCCAGGCACAGGgacacaccccccacccctccaccagcCTGAGAAGCCTCGGAAGGTGGGCCACAGCCCCTCAGACTTGCAGAGGCCCAGGGAGAACGCCACCCCCGTGACCACTAGGCCCGAGACCCTTGGCGTGAGGCTTCCAGGCTTTTAAGTGGAACCTTCTCCAGAAGGAACGGCGTGACTCCCGAaggcctggggctcctggggggccgGGCGCCCGGCCCCAGCGGGAGGGGTGTGGGGGCCCTGGGTCCAGGGCCCAACGTGGCCACCAtgacccgccccgcccccaccctgcggGGCTGTCGCCGAGCACCCTGCGGGTCGAGATCAACCAGGGTTGGTGTGGATATGAGACTCAGGGCCATCTAGGGCCTTGGGGGctcagagagagactgaggactGGTCAAGGGGGGCTCTCGCGGGCGAGGAGGTCCTGGGGCAGGTCTCTGCTTTACATGGAGGTGGCCGGATGGGGGGGGTTCACCCAAGACGGTCCTGGGGGAGGCTGGCCGCGGGATTTCAGCTGCTTGGATTGGGCCACACTTGACCTGGGGCACCCCTGGAGACAGCATCTCTGGGGCGGAGCCAGCTCCAGAGCCCCCCCAAAGCTGGCTCCAGCCCGAGACCCTCAGGGGACAGCCCTGCACCTCCACCCCCAGGGCCTCAGGATACAGGAGCAAGGGCCCATCGGGGACCCGGAGACACGCACATCAGTGCCCACATTCCCAGGCCAAAGACTACCGTGCACCCCCCCACCTGCTCTGGGGACGGGATCCCTGCGGGCTGAACCCTGAACAGGAACAAGGACCGTCTTTGTCCCTCTTCACACCCCACACCCCGCTTCGCCCCAGCCCCGACGAGTGGGACTTAGTTTTGTCTCCATCAGGTctagaggctcagggaggttgcAGCCAGACTAGAACCCCACGGAGCCCTCCCCACCCGCAAACTCACATCAATGCCGTCCTTGCCCGGTTTCCCAGGTGGCCCTTGGGGGCCCGGGGGGCCTTGGGGTCCCACTTTCTGAAACGGAGAAGTGTCATCATGGAGTTgatccctcccaccctctcccgcGGGTCAGCCCCACAGAGCGTCCCCCGTTCCTGGGTCGGGAGCGGCACCGGGGGCCTGGtcccgggccccccccccccccccaccgcccaggcCTGCCTCAGAGATCCCCCAAAGCCCGGGGCTGGCAGCGTCTGCTGCCTGGATCCTCCAGGAGGGGCCGCACCGCAGGGAGCCTCGGGGAACAAAGGCGACATTGTGCCCGTCTGGTGGCCGCAGCAGCCGACCAGGCCGGGCGAGGACAGGGCGACTCCTGGGCTCATCCACGAAGGGTCGCGCCATCCACGAGGGCCCCGTGGGGCGACCGGTCTCTGTGCTCCACGGCGAGGTGGGCGATGGGCCTCGAGGCTGCGCAGGCGGTCCCCAAGCGTCCCGGGTTCCGGGCTCACTCACTGGCCCAGGGtggccggggagggggcaggtcGGTCCCCCGGCTGTGCCACTCGACGCCCCGTCTCAGAGCCCCCGGACTCCCACCCTGGCCGCCACTCTCCGGCCCGCGCTCACCTGCGCCTCGGTCACGGTCGCGGCCAGGAGCTGCCCGAGCAGGagcagggccagggtgggggctcCGGCCATGGCTGCACTCGCGCTCTGAGCAGCGGCAGCGCCGGCGGCGGCCTGGGCTCGGGGCGGacggcgggcggggcgggcggcgggctgGACGCCAGTTCCCGCCCCGCCGGCTGAGCACAAGCCCCCCATTCAGCAGGGCCCACCTGGGGCTTCCGCGCCGCCCCACGCCTCCCCGCCGAGCCGgccagggggaagaaaagagacccAGTGGCATTTTTTGGCCAGCCTCGGAGTTAAAATTATCCCCGAGACCGATGAGTTACACACATATACCttttagcaaaaaagaaagaagttctttTCACCCCTTGAGCCCGGAGCAGGGCGTAGAGAGGGAACAGTCCCGCATTGAAGGGCTCCTTCCGAGAaggggcagccccagccccagccccagcacagGGCGACCTCCTCGGGATCCTGAGGGCGACCGAGGCTGCCCAAGGCCCAGCGAGACCCCCAGCGAGGGCGAGCATCCCTGTGCCAGGGGCCAGACCAAGCCACGCCTCTGGCTCCCGCGCCGTGTCCTGCCATGGGCAGAAGTCTAGGGCCATGCCTGCTCGGCCGGGGACATCGCCCATGCCCAGGGGCCTCACCCCAAACTTTAGCAATCCTGAGTGGCCCATCCATGTTGCCCATCACTGGCAAAGGGCAGACTCTTACCCAGCGCTCCGCACCCCAAGAGAGGGCAAAGTGGCGGCCTCGGCCGAGAAGGAAGCCCCACCATGAGCCTGGGCCTGAGCACGAGTGGTGGACGGGCCCCTGGGGCTGGTGTTGGCTGTTCCCGTTTTTCACAAGATTTGGGCAGCTCAGGGCTCGCCAGATTTAGGCAACCTCTGCTTCCCCCTGGGAAGGCACGGGAACAGCACGGCAGGGGGCAGCACCTGGGGCCAGGGGCCTCCCTGGCCACCCTAGGGGACTCTCAAAACTCCAGGTCACCCACAGGCCCATTGCATTTGCAGgatctcacccccccccccgcccccccaggtgTCTGAATGTTTAGAATCCCCTAGGAAATGCTGCTTTAGGATTTAGGGTGTGCTGTATGAGCtcggcttctctttctcttttctttttcccttccctccttttccctcctctcccctcccttctcctcccattccctttccttctttttattttattttattttattttattttattttatttttttaatttacatccaaattagttagcatctagtgcaacaacgatttcaggagtagattccttagtgccccttccccatttagcccatcccccccccccccccccccccccagtaaccctcagtttgttctccgtatttgtgagtctcttctgttttgtccccctccctgtttctatattatttttgtttcccttcctttatgttcatctgttttctcttaaagtcctcatgtgagtgaagtcataggatttttgtctttctctgactaatttcactcagcataataccctccagttccacccatgtagttgcaaatggcaagatttcattctttttgattgccgagtaatactacattgtatatatatataccacatcttctttatccattcatccgtcgatggacatttgggctctttccatactttggctattgtcgattggtgctgctataagcattggggtgcatgtgtcccttcgaaacagcacacctgtatcccttggataaatgcctagtagtgcaattgctgggtcgtagggtagttctatttttagttttttgaggaccctccatcctgttttccagagtggctgcacgagcttgcattgccaccgacaatgcaaaagagatcctctctctctctgcatcctcaccaacatctgttgttgcctgagttgttaacgttagtcattctgacaggggtgaggtggtatctcattgcggttttgatgtgtatttccctggtcatgaatgacgttgagcatcttttcgtgtgtctgttggccacctggatgtcttctttggagaagcgtctgttcatgtctttgcccatttctccaatggattatttgttttctgggtgttgggtttgatgagttctttatggattttggataccagccctttatctgatatgtcgtttgcaaatatcttctcccattctgtcggttgccttttagctttgctgattgtttccttcgctgtgcagaagctttttattttaatgaggtcccagtagttcatttttgctttcgtttcccttcactccggagacgtgttgagtaagaagttgctgcggccaagatcaaagaggttttttcctgctttgtcctcgaggcttctgatggcttcctgtcttacgtttaggtccttcacccattttgagtttagttttgtgtctggtgtaagaaagcggtccaggttcattcttctgcatgtcgctgtccagttttcccagccccacttgctgaagagactgtctttattccatgggatattctttcctgctttgtcaaagatcagttggccatacgtttgtgggtccatttctgggttccgttgatctgagtgtctgttcttgtgctgtccctttccttcttcctccctcccttcctttctttcctataCTAGTCAATGCGAGCGGTGGGGAAAGAGTGGCATGCAGAATTCCATCTGTAACTGACCGTGGACGAGGGGGAAAACTCACAACCTCCGGCCCAGCCTGTAGGAGCTTCATTTCTGTGGGTGGGAGCTCAGGGCTTGCAGGGGGCTGTCGGTTTACCCGGGAGCAGCAGGTGGGAAGCGAAAAGGATAGAGCAGCGAGGCAAGATGACTGCTCACCGCTGGGGTGGACCGGCCGCCCCTCAGGTGCGAGGGTGTGTGTGAATTCCATCCAGAAGGGCCGACAGACGCTCACAAGAGTTCTTGCCCCCCCCCAGCAGAGTCTGGGTCATCCTGGGACCCCCTCAGACAGCAGGGTGGGGCTTggggccagccccccccccccaccccggcccctgcTGGACCAGACTCAGAGGCAGCCCAGCTGGCCTTCACCCGGGTCAAGGGAATGAAACCCTGCTCCACCCTTCACCCCCAACCCATCCTTAGCTCCactcagccccccccccacccccccagctgtTCCTGCCTTGAAGCTTGAACAGCCGCAGTGGGCTAGGGCTGGAGGAGGCCGGGCAGGGGGTGCCTCACATCTGGTATCACCAGGCAGAACCAAAGCATCACCCGTGTTTTGGGCCATCACTCTCCGTGATGCTTGGCGGGTCAGAGCCAAGCAcggacccgccccccccccccccccccgggagttCCTCCGATgggattttcctttctctctgcggTTCCAGCTTCCCCACCGAAACTTGCTCCATACTGGTCTACACTGAGGACTCTGACCCATACGGGCTCACACTCATCTTGGTGCCTTAGTTTCTCCCCTCTGTGGTGGAAACGGCATCACCGACCAAACCGGAGTTCAGGCACCTGGGGTCCTACCCCTCCCAGCAgatcaggggtgggggggggcggggaggggagccagcAGTCCAGGACATACGCCTCCCCAACTCCAGCTCTGGGGAACATCAACTCAGGGGCCCTCCCTCCCAATGACTTCCAGTTTGTGCAGCCCTCCCCCCAGGACGGGAGCGGACCGTCGGCGCTTTTTGTGAGAATGGAACCCAAGTCGCAGCTGGTAACTCTCGGGGTGAACCGTGCTCCCTTCTCCCGTCCCCAGGAGAACTGTGACCTTTGTCACTTTGCTTGTTCAAAGGCAAACGCGTGGCCCTCGGCAGTCTCCTCACCCCACTGGTGTTGGCGCACAGGAGCCAGCGTGTCAGGAAGGGGGATCCTCAAGGAGCGGGAGGTGTGCTGTGCCCACGCCAGGGCAGAGGGTCCGGAGGCCCCGGGGAGGCTGCGTCTTGATGCGGAGGGCTaccagggtagggacagagggcACGGAGCCAGAGAACGCCGCTGACCTTGCTCCCCGAGGCACGACACTGTGCCCCACATCAGCGTGGGCACAGGTCCTGTCTGGACCCGGGCCACGCCACGCCCCTGCTCCTCCCGCTCAACCCACCCAAGGGGGCGGCGCGTGGGTCCCCAGACTTAAACTAGTGACAAAAGGCAGCCAAGGGACAGAGCGCCCGGCTCCAGAGGCCCCGGGAGGCTGCGTGGTCAGGGTGCTCGTGTGTTGGGGGGCGCCCAGGGGACACCACCCCCGGATTCCCGAAGAgcagtgcccctcccctgcccactcacGGGACTGCTGCCCATGTCCAAACACTCAAAGTCAAATGAGTTTATTCAGAAAAGGTTTCGGCACCAGACTAAGAAAATGagcccccattcccacccccacccccacccccgacccttGAGGGCCAATTTACAAAGATGGGGGGGTGGTGGCttggaggaggcaggcaggaagtGAGCTGGAGGTAAGGATCCCCAAGTCCCTGGCCTTCCCAGAGCGGGGATCTGCTCCTTCCACGGCTGCGGTGACCAGGAGGGACAGACCAGTActgctccgtgctgacaacagcTGACCACGTGGCTCCCCAGACCCGCGGCAGGACGGAGGGCAGGATGCCCAGGCGGCCCTTTCCCTTAAGGCTTTCTGGGTTTGGCCTCAGGCCCCGCCTCTGCTTCCCTATCTACCGAGGGTCCCGCGGGGGCTGAGCTCCCAGGGGCACCCTGCTCTAGCTCTGCCCGGCCACCGGCCTCCTCCACCCCACTATCCTTCTCTCTGGCCTCGGGGCACCCTGGCAGGGCGCAGCGccgggcgggggctgggggctcGGCCCCACCACCGGCACCCACCGAGTCGCCGCTCCCGGGGCCCTGGTccaccttccttctcttcctcacctcctccaCCACCTTGGCCCccggggggggctgggggcagggctgcTCGGCCTCCCCCGGGGCCCGGCCGCCCGATTCCCGGGTCCCCCCGCTCAGGCCGCCCTGGCTGAGGGCGCAGCCCTCCAGGTTCAGGGCGATCTTCTCCACGTCCGAGGCGCTCCGGCCGCCCCGTTCCCCCGGGGCCTGCTCCCGCCGGCTGGCGTCCAGCTTCCTCTTCTTGTTCTCCTTGGGGCTCGGGGGCTCCGGGCCCCCCTCCCCGCGGCCCCCCGCCTCCCCTTCCTggcccccggcccgccccggCGGCGCGCCGGCCCCGGGGAGGGGGTCCGGggagctcccctccccctccctctccccctcccccgcggGCAGGGGCGGCCGCAGCCTCCGCAGCTTGTCGTGCGGCCCCCACACGAACTTGCGGCGCGGCCGGAAGTGCTCCCAGGCGAAGCGCAGCAGCTTGCGGCGCTGGCGCGGGCAGCGCACGGTGAACACGAAGTAGTCCAGGGCGCTCTGGCGCACGGCCGGCAGCTCCCGGCGCACCAGCGTCTCCTCCAGGAAGAAGCGCGCCAGCGGCGCCTGGTAGCGCTCCAGGCCCAGCTCGCCCAGGGACTTGAGGATGCGCGTGATGCGGAGGTTGTTGTGGCTGTGCCTGGGGCCGGGAGGCGGAGGGGCGCtggcgcggggggcggggcgccccgccaggcccctccctcctcctccccctcccctcctcctcctcactcccctcccccctcccctcctcccctcgccTCCTCCCTCGCCCTCCCTCCGCCAG
This sequence is a window from Lynx canadensis isolate LIC74 chromosome A3, mLynCan4.pri.v2, whole genome shotgun sequence. Protein-coding genes within it:
- the OGFR gene encoding opioid growth factor receptor; translation: MLLGSALWTDILLWASSRGWVDFLQENILWEEGYSGGGGFQQRGSRRRPSMDDPDCDSTWEEDEDEDGEGASAGGDEDGEAGAPGDADAEDEDEDEEDAPAARPGALQARTTGSRNWRAARDTRRYRHHYPDLIERDGNGDMPNLSFYRNEIRFLPNGCFIEDILQNWREDYDVLEENHSYIQWLFPLREPGVNWHAKPLTLREVEAFKSCKEVRERFVQAYELMLGFYGIQLEDRSSGQVRRAQNYQKRFQNLNWHSHNNLRITRILKSLGELGLERYQAPLARFFLEETLVRRELPAVRQSALDYFVFTVRCPRQRRKLLRFAWEHFRPRRKFVWGPHDKLRRLRPPLPAGEGEREGEGSSPDPLPGAGAPPGRAGGQEGEAGGRGEGGPEPPSPKENKKRKLDASRREQAPGERGGRSASDVEKIALNLEGCALSQGGLSGGTRESGGRAPGEAEQPCPQPPPGAKVVEEVRKRRKVDQGPGSGDSVGAGGGAEPPAPARRCALPGCPEAREKDSGVEEAGGRAELEQGAPGSSAPAGPSVDREAEAGPEAKPRKP